A section of the Rhodobacter sp. genome encodes:
- the ccoN gene encoding cytochrome-c oxidase, cbb3-type subunit I, with protein sequence MWDYVKLIVLAAVAVLAAVAASHARDLAYLTHMIIFMGAAVVFFLWQIRHMGETVHNQNEYLDGVVRYGVVATAFWGVVGFLVGVVIAFQLAFPSLNLELLQGFGNFGRLRPLHTSAVIFAFGGNALLATSFYVVQRTTAARLFGGNLAWFVFWGYQVFILMAATGYVLGSTQGQEYAEPEWLTDLWLTIVWVAYLLVYMGTLIKRKEPHIYVANWFYLSFIVTIAMLHVVNNVQIPVSFFGSDSVPVWSGVQSAMVQWWYGHNAVGFFLTAGFLGMMYYFIPKQAERPVYSYKLSIIHFWALIFLYIWAGPHHLHYTALPDWAQTLGMTFSIMLWMPSWGGMINGLMTLSGAWDKLRTDPVIRMMVVAVGFYGMATFEGPMMSIRAVNSLSHYTDWTIGHVHSGALGWNGMITFGALYYLVPKLWKRERLYSLSLVSWHFWLATIGIVLYAASMWVTGIMEGLMWRQVDAQGFLVNSFADTVGAKFPMYVVRALGGTLFLTGGLIMCYNLWMTVRKVGEAKPSTATVAAE encoded by the coding sequence ATGTGGGATTACGTCAAGCTGATCGTGCTTGCCGCCGTCGCGGTTCTTGCCGCGGTGGCAGCCAGTCACGCGCGTGACCTCGCCTACCTGACGCACATGATCATCTTCATGGGCGCCGCGGTGGTGTTTTTCCTGTGGCAAATCCGCCACATGGGGGAAACGGTTCATAATCAAAACGAATATCTGGACGGCGTCGTGCGCTATGGCGTGGTGGCGACGGCGTTCTGGGGGGTCGTCGGCTTTCTGGTCGGCGTGGTCATCGCGTTCCAGTTGGCGTTTCCGTCGCTGAACCTGGAACTGCTGCAAGGCTTCGGCAACTTTGGCCGTCTGCGCCCGCTGCACACCTCGGCCGTGATCTTCGCCTTTGGCGGCAACGCGCTGCTGGCGACGTCGTTCTATGTGGTGCAGCGCACGACCGCGGCGCGCCTGTTCGGCGGCAACCTGGCGTGGTTCGTGTTCTGGGGCTATCAGGTCTTCATCCTGATGGCGGCGACCGGCTATGTGCTGGGCTCGACCCAGGGCCAGGAATACGCCGAGCCCGAATGGCTGACCGACCTGTGGCTGACCATCGTCTGGGTCGCCTATCTGCTGGTCTACATGGGCACGCTCATCAAGCGCAAGGAACCCCACATCTACGTCGCCAACTGGTTCTACCTGTCGTTCATCGTGACCATCGCGATGCTGCACGTGGTGAACAACGTCCAGATACCCGTGTCGTTCTTCGGCTCGGATTCGGTTCCGGTCTGGTCGGGTGTGCAGTCGGCGATGGTGCAGTGGTGGTATGGCCACAACGCCGTGGGCTTCTTCCTGACCGCGGGCTTCCTGGGGATGATGTATTACTTCATTCCGAAACAGGCCGAACGCCCGGTCTACAGCTACAAGCTGTCGATCATCCACTTCTGGGCGCTGATCTTCCTGTATATCTGGGCGGGTCCCCACCACCTGCACTATACGGCGCTGCCGGACTGGGCGCAGACGCTGGGCATGACCTTCTCGATCATGCTGTGGATGCCGTCCTGGGGCGGGATGATCAACGGCCTGATGACGCTGTCGGGGGCCTGGGACAAGCTGCGCACCGACCCGGTGATCCGCATGATGGTCGTGGCCGTGGGCTTTTACGGCATGGCGACCTTCGAGGGTCCGATGATGTCGATCCGCGCCGTCAACTCGCTGTCGCACTACACCGACTGGACCATCGGGCACGTTCACTCGGGCGCGCTGGGCTGGAACGGCATGATCACCTTCGGCGCCCTCTATTACCTGGTGCCGAAACTGTGGAAGCGCGAGCGCCTCTACAGCCTGTCGCTGGTGAGCTGGCATTTCTGGCTGGCGACCATCGGGATCGTGCTTTACGCCGCCTCGATGTGGGTGACCGGCATCATGGAAGGTCTGATGTGGCGTCAGGTTGACGCGCAGGGCTTCCTGGTCAACTCGTTCGCCGACACCGTGGGCGCCAAGTTCCCGATGTATGTCGTCCGTGCCCTGGGCGGAACGCTGTTCCTGACCGGCGGTCTGATCATGTGCTACAACCTGTGGATGACCGTGCGGAAGGTGGGCGAAGCAAAGCCCTCGACCGCCACGGTTGCCGCTGAATAA
- the ccoO gene encoding cytochrome-c oxidase, cbb3-type subunit II, which translates to MGILNHHKKIETHATLLLVLSFLVVTIGGLVQIVPLFYLQNTIEEVQGMRPYSPLELAGREIYVREGCYVCHSQMIRPMRDEVERYGHYSLAAESMYDHPFQWGSKRTGPDLARVGGRYSDEWHVAHLRNPRDVVPESVMPPYAFLLNRPITGQYIQDLMSTYRLVGVPYTDEEIAAAPEDFVNQADAFADHTGLLERYHGAQTRNFDGQPELTEMDALIAYMQMVGTLVDFNTFVRDASR; encoded by the coding sequence ATGGGTATTCTCAATCATCACAAGAAAATCGAGACGCACGCCACCCTTCTGCTGGTTCTGAGCTTTCTGGTCGTGACGATCGGTGGCCTGGTTCAGATCGTGCCGCTGTTCTACCTGCAGAACACGATCGAGGAAGTGCAGGGGATGCGTCCCTATTCGCCGCTGGAATTGGCCGGCCGCGAGATCTACGTCCGCGAAGGGTGCTATGTCTGCCACAGCCAGATGATCCGCCCGATGCGCGACGAGGTCGAGCGTTATGGCCACTACTCGCTGGCGGCGGAGTCGATGTATGACCATCCGTTCCAGTGGGGGTCCAAGCGCACCGGGCCGGACCTGGCCCGCGTCGGTGGCCGCTATTCGGACGAATGGCACGTCGCCCACCTGCGCAACCCGCGTGACGTGGTGCCGGAATCGGTCATGCCGCCCTATGCGTTCTTGCTGAATCGCCCGATCACCGGGCAATACATCCAGGACCTCATGAGCACCTATCGTCTGGTCGGCGTTCCCTACACCGACGAGGAGATCGCGGCCGCGCCCGAGGATTTTGTCAACCAGGCGGATGCCTTCGCCGATCATACCGGTCTGCTTGAGCGGTATCACGGCGCCCAGACCCGCAACTTCGACGGTCAGCCCGAACTGACCGAGATGGACGCGCTGATCGCCTACATGCAGATGGTCGGCACGCTGGTGGACTTCAATACCTTCGTGCGCGATGCGAGCCGCTGA
- a CDS encoding cbb3-type cytochrome c oxidase subunit 3: MELYTLLRHFADSWYLLFMTMFFVGVIAWAWRPGSRPTQDEVATSIFRNDDRPAREGGDTPARSLSQGAQ, from the coding sequence ATGGAACTCTACACTCTCCTTCGGCACTTTGCCGACAGTTGGTATCTGCTGTTCATGACGATGTTCTTTGTCGGCGTGATTGCCTGGGCCTGGCGCCCCGGCAGCCGCCCGACGCAGGACGAAGTGGCGACCAGCATCTTCCGCAATGACGACAGACCGGCTCGGGAAGGGGGGGACACCCCCGCCCGCAGCCTGAGCCAGGGGGCACAGTGA
- the ccoP gene encoding cytochrome-c oxidase, cbb3-type subunit III encodes MATPNKKQDQQTTGHSWDGIEEFDNPLPRWWLWIFYATILWSIVYWVLYPAWPMVSRATAGVLGYSSRADVDAEMATWDAENQVWYDRLVSTAPDQIAADPELQRFAVNAGAAVFRAQCSQCHGAGADGVRMGSGFPNLLDDEWMWGGTMDDIVQTVTYGIRNEDFPDTRYSEMPSFGRDQLLTEDQINEVVQHVLALSGQPHDNALATAGEQVFLDNCASCHGDNGAGDTFVGAPALNNAIWLYGGTEADIRATVTNAHFGIMPGFANRLPEAQIRAVAAYVHQLGGGQ; translated from the coding sequence ATGGCCACACCGAACAAGAAACAAGACCAGCAGACCACGGGCCACTCCTGGGACGGCATCGAGGAGTTCGACAACCCGCTGCCGCGGTGGTGGTTGTGGATCTTCTACGCAACCATCCTGTGGTCGATCGTCTACTGGGTCCTGTATCCGGCCTGGCCGATGGTCAGCCGCGCGACCGCCGGGGTGCTGGGGTATTCCTCGCGCGCCGACGTGGATGCCGAGATGGCCACCTGGGACGCGGAAAACCAGGTCTGGTATGACCGCCTGGTGTCCACCGCGCCCGACCAGATCGCCGCCGATCCCGAACTTCAGCGGTTCGCGGTGAACGCGGGGGCCGCGGTGTTCCGCGCGCAGTGCTCGCAGTGCCACGGTGCCGGTGCGGATGGCGTGCGGATGGGCTCGGGTTTCCCGAACCTGCTGGACGACGAATGGATGTGGGGTGGCACCATGGACGACATCGTCCAGACCGTCACCTACGGTATCCGGAACGAGGATTTCCCGGATACGCGCTATTCGGAAATGCCGTCCTTTGGCCGCGACCAGCTGCTGACCGAAGACCAGATCAACGAGGTCGTCCAGCATGTGCTGGCGCTCTCGGGGCAGCCGCATGACAACGCTCTCGCGACGGCCGGTGAGCAGGTGTTCCTGGACAACTGTGCCTCGTGCCACGGCGACAACGGCGCCGGCGACACCTTTGTCGGCGCGCCCGCGCTGAACAACGCGATCTGGCTCTACGGTGGCACCGAGGCCGATATCCGCGCGACGGTGACGAACGCCCATTTCGGCATCATGCCGGGCTTTGCCAACCGTCTGCCGGAAGCGCAGATCCGCGCTGTGGCGGCCTATGTGCACCAGCTGGGCGGCGGTCAGTAA